A region of Candidatus Binatia bacterium DNA encodes the following proteins:
- a CDS encoding metallophosphoesterase encodes MNRLLRIALVMLGGAEILILHWALLVGGGAGLSPETAAVGFVVAFVANVLLLSLARRQMRAKGLGLVFSRTWIIGSIAALWAGLLLAISFVALGLGLLVVGLFVDVGGSTSAALLSIGGGVAIAFGFGSILWGYLIGQRWVSVNPVELPLAGAGDSLSGLQVAQITDLHIGPMMRAPKLRGYVDRINRLEPDLIVITGDIFDFDPQYIEEGCTELARLRAKRGVFAVLGNHDVYTGTERVVAGIREHTDIRVLRDEWVEIDVDGTPICLAGIEDPGEGWREKESEHPALDVLAPKIPTHLPRVLLAHRPSYFAHASRAGFQVVLAGHTHGGQLRFPFAKNFNASRVIAHHTAGRFDMDGSTLYVNQGLGVAGLPVRLNCPREISLIRLVDAPAVAVA; translated from the coding sequence ATGAATCGGCTGCTGCGAATCGCTCTCGTCATGCTCGGCGGAGCGGAGATCCTGATCCTCCACTGGGCCTTGCTCGTCGGGGGCGGCGCGGGGCTTTCGCCTGAGACAGCGGCTGTCGGGTTCGTCGTAGCATTCGTCGCGAACGTTCTTCTCCTGTCGCTGGCGCGCCGCCAAATGCGCGCCAAGGGCCTCGGCCTCGTGTTCAGCCGGACCTGGATTATCGGCAGTATCGCGGCCTTGTGGGCGGGGCTTCTGCTGGCGATATCCTTCGTGGCTCTGGGTCTTGGGCTCTTGGTGGTTGGGCTATTTGTCGATGTGGGCGGCTCGACGTCGGCGGCGTTGCTGAGTATCGGCGGTGGCGTCGCGATCGCGTTTGGTTTCGGGTCGATCCTCTGGGGGTACCTGATCGGACAGCGATGGGTATCGGTGAATCCTGTCGAACTGCCGCTGGCGGGGGCCGGTGATTCCCTCTCGGGGCTGCAGGTCGCCCAGATTACCGATCTTCATATCGGGCCGATGATGCGGGCACCGAAGCTCCGAGGTTACGTCGATCGCATCAACCGGCTCGAGCCTGATCTGATCGTCATCACCGGAGATATTTTCGACTTCGATCCGCAATATATTGAAGAAGGGTGCACGGAGCTGGCGCGGCTGCGCGCCAAGCGAGGCGTTTTTGCGGTTCTTGGCAACCATGATGTCTACACCGGAACCGAGCGTGTCGTTGCAGGCATTCGCGAGCATACCGATATCCGCGTGCTGCGCGACGAGTGGGTCGAGATCGACGTGGACGGCACGCCGATATGTCTGGCGGGAATCGAGGACCCCGGCGAGGGCTGGCGCGAGAAGGAGTCGGAGCATCCCGCGCTCGATGTCCTCGCACCGAAGATCCCCACTCATTTACCGCGAGTTCTGCTTGCACACCGCCCGAGCTACTTTGCCCACGCCTCAAGAGCCGGCTTTCAGGTGGTGCTTGCCGGACATACCCACGGCGGCCAGCTCCGTTTTCCTTTCGCGAAGAACTTCAATGCCTCGCGCGTCATCGCCCATCATACTGCGGGGCGTTTCGATATGGATGGGTCGACTCTCTACGTAAACCAGGGACTCGGTGTGGCAGGGCTGCCGGTCCGCCTGAATTGCCCGCGCGAGATCAGCCTGATCCGGTTGGTTGACGCCCCGGCGGTTGCTGTCGCGTGA
- a CDS encoding metallophosphoesterase, which produces MSVRKLNYQLMIVGLGAVLVSSCADSARGPQEQAITSYVILGGAADTGPAAYARAIVTAQSRGCPELIDDGGGRLPMSRRENPHGFSVGVCEAILPFEKEFRVSWSGQSLPLAALAPERLLLAGDTGCDADDCPPGTPAQPLQRMAQNISTLDPAPQVIIHVGDVNYRGTPKYADDEKTLLIYDAGDHVDGPGCSLDRPYISQNAAYSDFPDNWEDWWIEFFEPAEPLLRVAPLVIARGNHELCSRAGPGWLYFLDAGSNLDQSGQTSCPAQGGAVPPVGDVLDRVLVLPPRVIDLGTRRLVVIDSANACDYFAPESTTEIYAGQLSEVFDATDPDPSRPTWIVTHRPLIGVVGLCSVESDPDCRPEINNRTLQAAWLRAFGGPAGLSPVELVVSGHMHLFQGSRTTEPGSGLWPPQLVVGNGGVAAESGPGPGSLSLESGDLSIRGLTSSAHWFTTVTVEKSGGWSGLVLSSPDRPAIAVCKDASPEIRLCSPAGAS; this is translated from the coding sequence ATGAGTGTGCGAAAATTAAATTATCAATTGATGATTGTGGGGCTCGGTGCGGTGCTGGTCTCGAGTTGCGCAGACTCGGCGCGAGGTCCGCAAGAACAGGCGATTACGTCTTACGTGATCCTCGGCGGGGCCGCGGACACCGGGCCTGCGGCTTACGCACGTGCCATCGTCACCGCGCAGAGCCGAGGCTGTCCGGAATTGATCGACGACGGCGGCGGCCGCCTGCCGATGAGCCGTCGCGAGAACCCACATGGGTTTTCTGTCGGCGTCTGCGAGGCCATCCTTCCGTTCGAAAAAGAGTTTCGGGTCTCCTGGTCCGGACAGTCGTTGCCGTTGGCGGCCCTCGCCCCCGAGCGGTTGCTCCTGGCTGGGGATACGGGGTGTGATGCCGACGATTGCCCCCCGGGTACACCGGCCCAGCCGCTGCAACGGATGGCGCAGAACATCTCTACCCTCGATCCAGCTCCGCAGGTCATCATCCACGTCGGCGATGTGAACTATCGAGGCACTCCGAAATATGCCGATGACGAAAAGACTCTGCTGATCTACGATGCAGGCGACCACGTCGACGGTCCAGGATGCAGCCTCGATCGCCCCTACATCAGTCAGAACGCAGCCTATAGCGATTTTCCCGACAACTGGGAAGACTGGTGGATCGAGTTCTTCGAGCCCGCAGAGCCACTATTGCGTGTGGCGCCGCTGGTGATCGCACGGGGCAACCATGAATTGTGCAGTCGCGCGGGTCCTGGCTGGCTCTACTTCCTCGATGCAGGAAGCAATCTCGATCAGTCCGGTCAGACTTCATGTCCGGCCCAAGGTGGGGCGGTGCCGCCGGTCGGCGACGTGCTCGACCGCGTCCTCGTTCTTCCGCCCCGAGTCATTGATCTTGGCACCCGGCGCCTGGTCGTCATCGATTCGGCCAACGCCTGCGACTATTTCGCTCCAGAGTCGACAACGGAGATCTACGCCGGCCAGCTGTCCGAGGTTTTCGATGCAACGGATCCGGATCCGAGCCGGCCGACCTGGATTGTCACCCACAGACCCTTGATCGGCGTTGTGGGACTCTGCTCCGTGGAGAGCGATCCGGATTGCCGTCCGGAGATCAACAACCGGACGCTGCAAGCCGCCTGGCTGCGGGCCTTCGGTGGACCCGCGGGCCTCTCCCCCGTGGAACTCGTGGTCTCGGGCCATATGCATCTGTTTCAGGGGTCCCGCACGACCGAGCCGGGCTCCGGCCTGTGGCCTCCACAGCTTGTGGTGGGCAACGGCGGCGTTGCGGCCGAGAGCGGCCCCGGTCCGGGATCGCTCTCCCTCGAATCCGGAGATCTCTCCATCCGTGGACTCACTTCAAGCGCTCACTGGTTCACGACCGTCACGGTGGAAAAAAGTGGAGGTTGGAGCGGGTTGGTTCTCTCCAGCCCGGACCGACCGGCAATCGCTGTCTGCAAGGATGCCAGTCCGGAGATCCGGCTCTGCAGCCCCGCAGGGGCTTCATGA
- a CDS encoding nitroreductase/quinone reductase family protein, producing MKALKYGAIAILVYMGIVFTFESMLGIFQPESESTIVIMTVDASGQKESRVISPVYDDGTLYVSANHWPRSWYNRARENPDVEVTEKGMTRAYTAVPVSGAEDARLQKDYAHPLFFRILTGFPSRDFLRLDPR from the coding sequence ATGAAAGCACTCAAATATGGAGCGATCGCGATCCTTGTCTACATGGGCATCGTTTTTACCTTTGAATCCATGCTGGGGATCTTCCAGCCGGAGAGCGAATCGACCATCGTGATCATGACGGTGGATGCTTCCGGTCAAAAGGAATCGCGGGTCATCTCTCCGGTGTACGATGACGGCACGCTCTATGTTTCGGCCAATCACTGGCCGCGTTCCTGGTATAACCGCGCGCGCGAAAACCCCGATGTCGAGGTCACCGAGAAAGGCATGACACGGGCATATACCGCAGTCCCGGTAAGCGGTGCCGAGGATGCTCGCCTGCAGAAAGATTATGCGCACCCACTCTTCTTCCGCATCCTGACCGGCTTCCCGTCGCGCGATTTCCTGCGACTGGACCCTCGATGA
- a CDS encoding alkaline phosphatase D family protein, which yields MTRLSRREVLRLATALGLLPIAACGDGSTAADGSSLPEYESSGEVGPEGLFSHSVASGDPLADRVILWTKVSPGRDGTVDVFWEMAESEDFAAPIAAGWFPTDESRDHTVKIDVSGLLPGATYYYRFRALDRASTTGRTRTTPVGDVERVRMAVASCSRYSSGYFHAYRGIAARDDLDVVLHLGDYIYEYQSNGRDGERAHLPDREIVTLDDYRARYAQYRSDPDLQEAHRRHPWVVVWDDHESANNGWRDGAQNHQPDEGSWVERRLNAERAYSEWLPIRDQADGRIFRAFRFGDLVDLTMLDTRLWGRSASAEDAADLATIRDPDRTILGFDQEEWLDLQVRDSSARWFVLGQQVAMSQTKAIGLPNSQGGGTIFNVDQWDGYEASRTRFFDSIERHGRDNLVVLTGDLHVSGAGDLTRDPNEPSVYEAGTGRGTLGVEMLTTSVTSPSTSIPAGVEEIIFAQNPAVRYVELDSRGYLVLDVDHERARGEWYLLDDVWEQEAVERLDAAWMTRSGAGYIEEA from the coding sequence ATGACGCGACTTTCACGACGAGAGGTACTGCGACTCGCGACGGCCCTCGGCCTGCTGCCCATCGCCGCCTGCGGCGATGGCAGCACGGCGGCCGACGGGTCGTCTCTGCCTGAATACGAATCCTCCGGGGAGGTCGGTCCCGAGGGGCTGTTCTCGCACAGCGTCGCGAGCGGGGATCCGCTCGCGGATCGTGTGATCCTCTGGACGAAGGTGTCCCCCGGACGCGACGGCACGGTCGACGTGTTCTGGGAGATGGCCGAGAGCGAGGACTTCGCCGCTCCCATTGCGGCGGGGTGGTTCCCCACGGACGAGTCACGCGACCATACGGTGAAGATCGACGTCTCGGGCCTTTTGCCCGGCGCGACGTACTACTACCGATTCCGCGCGCTCGACCGCGCGTCTACGACCGGCCGCACGCGCACGACTCCCGTGGGCGACGTCGAACGCGTCCGCATGGCCGTTGCCTCGTGCTCGCGCTACAGCTCGGGCTACTTCCACGCCTACAGGGGCATCGCCGCACGTGACGACCTCGACGTCGTGCTGCATCTCGGGGACTATATCTACGAGTACCAGAGCAATGGCCGCGATGGAGAGCGCGCGCATCTCCCCGACCGAGAAATCGTGACCCTCGATGACTACCGGGCGCGCTACGCACAGTATCGGTCCGACCCCGATCTCCAGGAGGCCCACCGCCGCCACCCTTGGGTCGTCGTGTGGGACGATCACGAGTCGGCGAACAACGGATGGCGTGATGGCGCGCAGAACCATCAACCCGACGAAGGCTCCTGGGTCGAGCGCCGACTCAACGCGGAGCGCGCCTACTCGGAGTGGCTCCCCATTCGCGACCAAGCCGATGGACGCATCTTCCGTGCCTTCCGCTTCGGCGACCTCGTCGATCTCACCATGCTTGACACCCGACTGTGGGGCCGCTCGGCGTCAGCGGAGGATGCGGCGGATCTCGCAACGATTCGTGATCCGGACCGGACGATCCTCGGCTTCGATCAGGAAGAGTGGCTCGACCTGCAGGTGCGCGACTCGAGCGCGCGGTGGTTCGTTCTCGGGCAACAGGTCGCGATGTCCCAGACCAAAGCGATCGGGCTTCCCAACTCTCAGGGAGGCGGCACTATTTTCAACGTCGATCAGTGGGACGGTTACGAGGCCTCGCGCACTCGGTTTTTCGATTCGATCGAGCGACACGGACGCGACAACCTCGTCGTTCTGACCGGCGACTTGCACGTCTCGGGCGCCGGCGACCTCACCCGCGATCCGAACGAGCCTTCTGTCTACGAAGCGGGGACCGGCCGGGGCACTCTGGGCGTCGAGATGCTCACTACGAGTGTGACCTCGCCGAGCACATCGATTCCGGCGGGGGTCGAGGAGATCATCTTCGCCCAGAACCCCGCGGTTCGCTACGTCGAGCTCGATTCGCGCGGCTATCTGGTGCTCGACGTCGATCACGAGCGGGCGCGCGGCGAGTGGTACCTCCTCGACGACGTCTGGGAGCAGGAAGCGGTCGAGAGACTCGACGCGGCCTGGATGACGCGAAGCGGCGCCGGCTACATCGAAGAAGCCTAG
- a CDS encoding phospholipid carrier-dependent glycosyltransferase: MTSARKDTERTRRRPRAEWIFLALLLVAATGQRAWNAAAIPSLRGYDGPGHAAYVFTLVDEGRLPHPTEGWSTFHPPTYYVLGAGVWKLLAPLGPDVVQFGLRMIGALAGLLAAIVLYRCARSLGASGPTAWVATALFLFVPSNQMAAVMIGNEALCAAMAVLAIPPILALQADPTNRRAACLAGLTIGLAIITKYNSLPLLPAVLVPFVVRRPNPGTLAALATLGVTLLIVAGPVYLRNFLVTGSPVPMTREIGPMQKTENSMIIRPRQVTDYLWIDPMAIRRPSLFQTGPLRARLANRNPAMANVWGLTHASIWFDPFLHRTDDDFHRDGSPWGFLLATLGLVPAAGMLAGFFLAVGSAVRSRGRSRWTPLVVLWSFGVLLFLAFSLRAPSAAAIKGSYMLPIAGAGTLFFARAATALVPRARKALLIFSACTAIWAGLFFTEKLFSNSPGTAEGFKRAWLTWSKQLPEANLDGTILYFFPEDGRGKKDPSG, translated from the coding sequence GTGACATCAGCGAGGAAGGATACAGAAAGAACGCGACGGCGGCCCCGCGCGGAGTGGATCTTTCTCGCTCTTCTGCTGGTCGCAGCGACGGGCCAACGCGCCTGGAATGCAGCCGCCATCCCCTCGCTGCGCGGGTACGACGGCCCAGGTCATGCCGCCTATGTCTTCACATTGGTGGACGAGGGGCGATTGCCACATCCCACCGAGGGCTGGTCGACCTTCCATCCGCCCACATACTACGTCCTCGGCGCAGGCGTATGGAAGCTCCTGGCTCCCCTCGGACCCGATGTCGTTCAGTTCGGCCTTCGTATGATTGGGGCGCTGGCGGGACTTCTTGCTGCAATAGTGCTCTACAGATGCGCTCGCTCGCTTGGAGCGTCCGGGCCCACGGCCTGGGTGGCCACTGCCCTCTTCCTCTTTGTACCAAGCAACCAGATGGCTGCCGTAATGATCGGCAACGAGGCCCTGTGCGCCGCAATGGCGGTGCTCGCGATCCCCCCGATTCTCGCCCTGCAGGCAGATCCCACCAACCGTCGGGCCGCTTGTCTTGCCGGCCTGACAATCGGTCTGGCCATCATCACCAAATACAACTCTTTGCCTCTTCTCCCAGCCGTGTTGGTGCCCTTCGTCGTGCGACGACCAAATCCCGGGACACTCGCTGCTCTGGCGACCCTTGGTGTCACGCTCCTGATCGTCGCCGGCCCCGTCTACCTCCGCAACTTCCTGGTGACGGGCTCCCCCGTACCGATGACACGCGAGATCGGCCCCATGCAAAAAACCGAGAACAGCATGATCATCCGGCCGCGCCAGGTGACGGATTACCTCTGGATTGACCCGATGGCCATCCGGCGCCCTTCACTCTTTCAGACGGGACCGCTCCGGGCGAGACTCGCCAACCGGAACCCCGCAATGGCCAACGTCTGGGGACTGACCCACGCCTCGATCTGGTTTGATCCCTTCCTCCATCGCACCGATGACGACTTCCACCGGGACGGATCGCCCTGGGGCTTTCTGCTTGCCACGCTCGGCCTCGTCCCGGCAGCCGGGATGCTCGCGGGCTTCTTTCTCGCCGTCGGCTCGGCGGTGCGAAGCCGAGGACGCTCGCGGTGGACCCCGCTGGTCGTCTTATGGTCTTTCGGAGTCCTTCTCTTTCTGGCTTTCTCCCTGCGAGCGCCGTCGGCGGCCGCCATCAAGGGCTCCTATATGCTGCCCATTGCAGGAGCGGGTACGCTCTTCTTTGCCCGAGCAGCAACCGCACTCGTGCCGAGAGCACGGAAGGCGTTGCTGATTTTCTCTGCCTGCACAGCCATCTGGGCCGGCCTCTTCTTCACCGAGAAACTTTTCTCCAACAGTCCGGGCACCGCCGAGGGGTTCAAGCGCGCCTGGCTGACCTGGTCAAAACAACTGCCCGAAGCCAACCTCGACGGGACGATCCTCTATTTCTTCCCCGAAGACGGGAGGGGCAAAAAAGATCCTTCAGGATAG
- a CDS encoding sulfatase codes for MRIKSLLLLGLLLVVAFLGRGFLFEDSSQPSSPAPQVQKSSDWKHIFLIVVDTLRRDHVSLYSDVLRTPNMERLAAEGQTFEAATASFHQTTMSMAALFTGRTPSLEKSGGGTLDWNGKTWCGLARMAEENLDSCIPRGLPTLAEGMRAAGFRTIGILANELLYTPGGFERGFDEWVEIAPVDGKASTFGNVSKKISRRRSAPAVNAELLRVLDQQPADQRLFVYLHYIDVHEYLVLRRPYAETITSFDTHLGELLDELEARGLLSDSLIVLTSDHGEALGEEHALPSTSGHFGNPSFQPVLEVPLITSRPIPVPSDTLLRSQDIFDLLLRLAGEETAGPQDVSASELFVSENNFQTYRNGRWKSTRSRSDGVLALFDLQTDPGETIDVVGQHPEIAAEHESRIDEIATKLANETEGPTGLSAYDEERLRRLGYIE; via the coding sequence GTGAGGATCAAGTCCCTGCTGCTGCTCGGTTTACTCTTGGTCGTGGCGTTCCTCGGCCGAGGCTTCTTGTTCGAGGACAGCTCGCAGCCCTCAAGTCCGGCGCCTCAGGTCCAAAAGTCCTCCGACTGGAAGCATATCTTTCTGATTGTCGTCGATACTCTGAGGCGCGATCATGTCTCGCTCTACAGCGATGTTTTGCGGACCCCGAACATGGAGCGCCTGGCCGCGGAAGGACAGACTTTCGAGGCCGCCACGGCTTCGTTCCATCAGACCACGATGTCCATGGCCGCTCTTTTCACGGGTCGCACTCCCAGCCTGGAAAAGTCCGGAGGCGGAACACTGGACTGGAATGGGAAGACGTGGTGCGGGCTCGCCCGAATGGCCGAGGAAAATTTGGACTCCTGCATTCCGCGGGGCCTGCCGACCCTGGCCGAGGGTATGCGCGCGGCCGGCTTTCGCACGATCGGGATTTTAGCCAACGAACTCCTCTACACGCCAGGCGGTTTCGAGCGCGGCTTCGATGAATGGGTCGAGATCGCACCGGTCGACGGGAAAGCATCCACTTTCGGGAACGTTTCCAAGAAAATCTCGAGACGCCGGAGCGCTCCCGCAGTCAACGCGGAGCTCCTCCGGGTCCTCGACCAGCAACCGGCCGACCAGCGGCTCTTCGTCTACCTCCACTATATTGACGTCCACGAATATCTGGTGCTCCGACGACCCTACGCGGAAACGATCACCTCTTTCGACACACACCTGGGCGAGCTGCTCGACGAGCTCGAAGCACGAGGCCTTCTCTCCGACAGCCTCATTGTTCTAACCTCCGACCACGGTGAGGCTCTTGGGGAGGAGCACGCTCTCCCCTCGACAAGCGGGCATTTCGGCAACCCGTCGTTTCAACCCGTTCTTGAAGTCCCGCTGATCACTTCCCGCCCGATCCCCGTGCCCAGCGACACTCTCCTCCGGAGTCAGGACATATTTGATCTTCTATTGCGCCTCGCTGGCGAGGAGACGGCGGGTCCACAGGACGTGTCAGCGAGCGAACTCTTCGTCAGCGAAAACAACTTCCAGACGTATCGGAACGGCCGTTGGAAAAGTACACGCTCCCGCTCGGACGGCGTTCTGGCCCTCTTCGACCTCCAGACAGACCCTGGTGAAACAATCGACGTGGTGGGCCAGCATCCGGAGATCGCCGCAGAACACGAGAGCCGTATCGACGAAATCGCGACCAAGCTCGCCAACGAGACGGAAGGACCCACCGGCCTCAGTGCCTACGACGAAGAGCGACTTCGCCGCCTCGGATATATCGAGTAG
- a CDS encoding methyltransferase domain-containing protein: MKHDDQKLTKGAEADEFRRLEREWQNQIGKDLLDVPWQQEGAREVFERQFERIAECLDLNSAGLMVEIGCGKGHLLEFLQGRRGPDGPMLVGIDVSEAAVGAREKGLLALRADGEFLPLPDESVSAFVYDGALHHLIDFEAGLRDAYRALKPGGSFVLFEPVSSPFSRLVHRILDPIVFKKVEYESPIDQHYKDFFEERRVFGTLRDLGMQSTHCRTDFLAYPLTGCYAGSAFGRSPRLMKTLLAIESVARRIPVFRQLAGVVSWRFLIVATKPDG, from the coding sequence TTGAAGCACGACGACCAGAAACTCACCAAGGGTGCCGAGGCGGATGAGTTCCGCCGTCTCGAGCGGGAGTGGCAAAATCAGATCGGCAAGGATCTGCTCGACGTCCCCTGGCAGCAGGAAGGAGCACGAGAAGTCTTCGAGCGGCAATTCGAGCGCATCGCTGAATGCCTCGACTTGAATTCCGCTGGTCTGATGGTGGAGATCGGATGTGGCAAGGGACACCTGCTCGAATTTCTTCAGGGACGCCGCGGTCCCGATGGACCCATGCTCGTGGGAATCGACGTATCCGAGGCCGCCGTTGGAGCCCGGGAGAAGGGCCTGCTCGCTCTTCGAGCGGATGGGGAGTTCCTGCCATTGCCGGACGAAAGCGTGAGCGCCTTTGTCTACGATGGGGCTCTCCACCACCTCATCGACTTCGAGGCCGGTCTGCGCGACGCCTATCGTGCGCTCAAACCTGGAGGCTCGTTCGTTCTTTTCGAACCAGTATCCTCGCCCTTCAGTCGTCTGGTGCATCGTATTCTTGACCCGATCGTGTTCAAGAAAGTTGAGTATGAGTCTCCGATCGATCAGCATTACAAAGACTTTTTCGAGGAGCGGCGCGTTTTCGGGACCCTTCGAGACCTTGGTATGCAATCCACGCATTGCCGAACGGATTTCCTCGCCTACCCATTGACCGGTTGTTATGCCGGATCGGCCTTTGGGCGATCGCCCCGGCTCATGAAAACGCTGCTCGCGATCGAGAGCGTCGCTCGCCGGATTCCCGTCTTCCGCCAGTTGGCCGGAGTCGTCAGCTGGCGTTTCCTGATCGTGGCAACGAAACCGGACGGCTGA
- a CDS encoding NTP transferase domain-containing protein — protein sequence MPELYGVIPAAGRGVRAYPYTKTIPKSLLEVDGTSLLERNVLLLRDQLAISKIAIVVGHLGAAIRDHLGDGSRLGVEIVYVENDRLNLELPYSIHLGCSQFDGPCCVMLADECYADTNHSELIGQPDALITCTWIQAEYPKHVRNNYEVELEGSRIQALREKPEKVTSLRMGTGTYLVSPDAQHRLAATFADGAPGPGDWTGWIDRLARSGEHIGALCLRGRYVNVNSRNELNFANHLLRERSFEDRKTSLIYVCEGRDEAEALGIRPFVDRQEIAEVIVVAGRTTPSLDRIAEEEKVRVIIPEKSSPALGEMLRLGMDSATGDILVTTISDDTFSPADIAKLLVYLQDADLVTGTRTTRQMIEQGANMRGIVRLAHLALAKLLELFWWRLEPRFTDICCVYRGMWANTYRLIRDQLESPGVEIFPEMIIEVLRARKRVIEVPVNYFSRDLIHPHVRSRYQTPGTFLRVLRLMVRKRFDETRRLSGGRFQEGKPPT from the coding sequence GTGCCTGAGTTGTATGGCGTCATCCCTGCTGCCGGTCGCGGCGTCCGGGCCTACCCCTATACGAAGACGATACCGAAATCGCTTCTGGAAGTCGACGGAACGTCACTGCTGGAGCGCAACGTACTTCTCCTTCGCGACCAGTTGGCGATCAGCAAGATCGCAATCGTGGTAGGGCACCTCGGTGCAGCGATCCGCGATCACCTCGGCGACGGTTCGCGGCTTGGTGTGGAAATCGTCTACGTCGAAAATGACCGACTCAATCTCGAGCTTCCCTATTCGATCCACCTTGGATGCAGCCAATTCGACGGTCCCTGCTGCGTCATGCTTGCCGACGAATGCTACGCGGACACCAATCACTCGGAGTTGATCGGCCAGCCTGATGCACTGATCACCTGCACGTGGATTCAGGCCGAGTACCCCAAACACGTCCGAAACAACTACGAGGTCGAATTGGAGGGTAGCCGGATCCAGGCTCTTCGAGAAAAACCCGAGAAGGTGACGAGCCTGCGCATGGGAACCGGGACGTACCTGGTGTCCCCGGACGCCCAGCATCGCCTGGCTGCGACGTTTGCCGACGGCGCTCCGGGGCCTGGCGACTGGACGGGCTGGATCGACCGCCTCGCTCGATCCGGGGAACATATCGGCGCTCTTTGTCTGCGTGGCCGATACGTCAACGTGAATAGCCGCAACGAACTCAACTTCGCCAATCACCTCTTGCGAGAACGATCCTTCGAGGATCGCAAAACGTCGCTCATCTACGTCTGCGAGGGAAGGGACGAAGCCGAAGCCCTCGGGATTCGGCCTTTCGTCGATCGACAGGAAATAGCGGAGGTGATCGTCGTCGCCGGTCGAACGACGCCTTCGCTCGACCGGATCGCCGAGGAAGAGAAGGTTCGGGTCATCATCCCGGAAAAATCCAGCCCGGCACTCGGCGAAATGCTCCGACTCGGCATGGACTCCGCGACAGGCGATATACTCGTAACGACCATCTCCGACGATACCTTTTCGCCGGCCGACATCGCGAAATTACTCGTCTATCTGCAGGACGCAGACCTTGTTACCGGGACGCGGACAACTCGCCAGATGATCGAGCAGGGTGCAAATATGAGGGGCATCGTGCGCCTCGCGCATCTGGCTCTGGCGAAACTTCTGGAACTTTTCTGGTGGCGACTGGAGCCGCGCTTTACGGATATCTGCTGCGTCTATCGCGGCATGTGGGCGAACACGTACCGATTGATCAGAGACCAGCTCGAAAGTCCGGGAGTCGAGATCTTTCCGGAGATGATCATCGAAGTCCTCCGCGCTCGCAAGCGGGTCATTGAGGTTCCGGTCAACTATTTCAGCCGTGACCTGATCCACCCACACGTCCGATCAAGATACCAGACCCCCGGAACGTTTCTCCGTGTCCTGCGACTCATGGTACGCAAGCGTTTCGATGAGACCCGGCGCCTCTCGGGAGGTCGGTTCCAGGAAGGAAAGCCTCCCACTTGA
- a CDS encoding glycosyltransferase family 2 protein, with protein sequence MLEARKQVKGPTDIVIPTCNEASTIPDLLLRLRNACPDARLIFVDNASADATVELLREAGIADILQHSENLGYGRSLLDGMRYGSGERVVVIDADLEYSPEDIPAMIARLDHADAVIGSRFLNPGASAIDMQRYRSLGNGLVTGLFNLLFGQDLTDLYTGVRAFNRRVLPLDDLQSSGFEFVLELSARLVSAGVPIVETPVAYTPRSTGSSKMKHLPEFLRFGRRLITLRRQLGGSRSR encoded by the coding sequence ATGCTGGAGGCACGCAAGCAGGTGAAGGGACCCACGGACATCGTCATCCCGACATGCAACGAGGCCTCGACCATCCCGGATCTGCTGCTGCGACTTCGCAACGCCTGCCCGGACGCCCGACTCATCTTCGTCGACAACGCCTCTGCCGACGCGACTGTCGAATTGCTTCGGGAGGCCGGGATCGCCGACATTCTCCAACACTCGGAGAACCTCGGCTATGGCCGATCCCTTCTCGACGGCATGCGGTACGGCAGCGGCGAACGAGTCGTCGTGATTGATGCGGATTTGGAATACAGCCCGGAGGATATTCCGGCCATGATTGCCAGATTGGACCATGCGGATGCCGTGATCGGTTCGAGATTTCTGAACCCGGGAGCCTCTGCGATCGACATGCAGCGCTACAGATCGCTCGGGAATGGCTTGGTGACCGGACTCTTCAATCTCCTGTTCGGGCAAGACTTGACGGACCTCTATACGGGCGTGCGGGCATTCAATCGCAGGGTTTTGCCCCTCGATGACCTCCAAAGTTCAGGATTCGAATTCGTGCTCGAGCTTTCTGCCCGGCTCGTCTCTGCGGGGGTTCCGATCGTCGAAACTCCGGTGGCCTACACCCCGCGGTCCACTGGTTCGTCCAAGATGAAGCATCTTCCCGAATTTCTCAGGTTCGGGCGACGCCTGATCACGCTCCGCCGGCAATTGGGCGGATCCCGGAGCAGGTAA